The following proteins are encoded in a genomic region of Limanda limanda chromosome 22, fLimLim1.1, whole genome shotgun sequence:
- the LOC133028883 gene encoding endonuclease domain-containing 1 protein-like produces the protein MPFLLPLLALLLLSIPPTVTEVVTSMSDCNAFFLNQKPPQIGEILEGGKILDQNRYKPICQTWSNSRTFVSLYDTNNKIPVFSAYKYTGKEDIPRQQGWKIEPQLEEITLNKNMEVADRSKSYSHQAIINDYNNTLGYGKGHLFPSSYGITIIEKRSTYTLTNSVPQVNSFNDGSWSYVESCVKCVLDEYCMDNNDQPEGFVVIGARPGNNILNNKVNIPSMLWSAFCCYSKSQGTWLAGAHWGDNIPDGGRVLQTKTLAQLHQELGGSSEAFPGTNCPLHTTVTHLYPPLSKFCKCPPPV, from the exons ATGCCGTTCCTCCTGCCGCtccttgccctcctcctcctgtccatcCCTCCCACAGTAACTGAAGTGGTGACATCGATGTCGGACTGTAACGCATTCTTTCTTAACCAAAAGCCACCACAGATCGGGGAAATCTTGGAGGGAGGGAAGATCCTGGACCAGAACAGATACAAGCCCATTTGCCAGACCTGGAGTAACTCGAGAACATTTGTGTCACTCTACGACACCAACAACAAGATCCCAGTGTTCTCTGCTTACAAGTACACTGGGAAAGAAGACATACCGAGACAACAAGGTTGGAAGATAGAaccacag CTTGAGGAAATaaccttgaataaaaacatggaggTTGCAGACAGAAGCAAGAGCTACAGTCACCAGGCCATTATAAACGATTACAATAACACCCTAGGATACGGAAAAGGACATTTATTTCCAAGCTCCTATGGTATAACCATAATTGAAAAAAGATCTACCTATACCCTGACCAACAGTGTTCCTCAAGTAAATTCATTTAATGATGGAAGCTGGAGTTACGTGGAGTCCTGCGTTAAATGTGTCCTTGATGAATACTGCATGGACAACAATGACCAACCTGAAGGCTTTGTGGTGATCGGAGCACGGCCTGGCAACAACATCCTCAACAACAAGGTAAATATTCCCTCCATGCTCTGGTCAGCTTTCTGCTGCTACAGCAAGAGTCAGGGGACGTGGTTAGCAGGGGCACACTGGGGTGACAACATTCCAGATGGAGGTCGAGTGCTTCAGACCAAGACCTTGGCCCAGCTCCATCAAGAACTGGGAGGAAGCTCTGAAGCATTCCCTGGAACAAACTGTCCACTCCACACCACTGTCACCCACCTTTACCCTCCTCTCAGTAAGTTCTGTAAGTGCCCACCACCCGTTTAA